The Ciconia boyciana chromosome 22, ASM3463844v1, whole genome shotgun sequence genome has a window encoding:
- the FAM117A gene encoding protein FAM117A isoform X7 has protein sequence MALVVGRRNPSSSGGCCSSRVFLEARRWHCLVSHLLPDYMQIETAGLVSREIQEEDGECCSAAIATGGDQLSAAVTTSPLQRASIPCAAAVEKTCRPRQPRVRRTSSLDTIVGSYLLGQWPRDTDGASTSCMNDKATQDSPSGFLSPSPILRLSPCLHRSLEALNQELEEVFVKEQGDEELLRILDVPDGHRAPAPAQRGSGDASLTLEPSSGSCSSLSLSPSPSVPLHLSPHTPVRLAAEEPSSAADEVQPDPKEKEEGSPSPVLAFASSPRPNHSYMFKREPPEGCEKVRAFEEASSPSPDQPFQPSCPDKNKVHFNPTGSAFCPVSLVKPLFPNVGFLFRGFPASSSPGTGTFTSCQPTAPTPFLGVRKDAAVDSFSEVSKSPSLNYEHWKRGQPEESVVFHSSLVV, from the exons GGTTTTTCTAGAAGCAAGAAGATGGCACTGTCTAGTTTCCCATCTGTTGCCTGATTACATGCAAATAGAAACAGCCGGCCTTGTGAGCAGAGAGATACAGGAAGAAGATGGGGAGTGCTGCTCTGCTGCGATAGCCACTGGGGGAGACCAACTGTCTGCTGCTGTCACAACCTCTCCTCTCCAGAGAG CTAGcattccctgtgctgctgctgttgagaAGACCTGCCGTCCCCGGCAGCCCCGTGTGCGACGCACCTCTTCACTAGACACCATCGTGGGCTCGTACCTGTTAGGACAGTGGCCGCGGGACACCGACGGAGCTTCCACTTCATGCATGAATGACAAAGCTACCCAG GACTCTCCTTCAGgcttcctttctccatctcccATTTTGAGGCTTAGCCCCTGCTTGCATAGGAGCCTGGAAGCGCTAAACCAGGAACTGGAGGAAGTGTTTGTGAAGGAACAGGGAGATGAAGAGCTTTTGCGG ATATTGGATGTTCCAGACGGCCACAGGGCGCCAGCGCCTGCCCAGAGAGGCTCTGGAGATGCGTCCCTGACTCTGGAGCCCAGCAGTGGCAGCTGTAGcagcctctctctttctccttcgCCTTCTGTGCCTCTCCACCTTTCTCCACACACCCCGGTGAGACTGGCAGCAGAAGAGCCCTCCTCTGCGGCAGATGAGGTGCAGCCAGATCCAAAGGAGAAAG AGGAGGGCAGCCCTTCACCAGTTCTGGCCTTTGCTTCTTCTCCTCGGCCCAACCACAGCTACATGTTTAAACGGGAACCTCCTGAGGGATGTGAGAAGGTTCGGGCCTTTGAAGAAGCTTC ctcccccagccctgatCAGCCTTTTCAGCCTTCCTGCCCAGATAAGAACAAAGTGCACTTCAACCCCACCGGTTCTGCCTTCTGCCCCGTCAGCCTGGTGAAGCCTCTCTTCCCAAACGTGGGTTTCCTCTTCAGGGGCTTTCCGGCTTCTTCCAGCCCTGGCACGGGCACGTTTACATCCTGCCAgcccacagcccccaccccgTTCCTTGGGGTGCGGAAGGATGCTGCAGTAGATAGCTTCAGCGAGGTGTCCAAGTCTCCTTCACTGAATTACGAACACTGGAAGCGTGGCCAGCCAGAGGAGAGCGTCGTCTTCCACAGCTCTCTTGTGGTGTGA
- the FAM117A gene encoding protein FAM117A isoform X1, with the protein MALVVGRRNPSSSGGCCSSRVFLEARRWHCLVSHLLPDYMQIETAGLVSREIQEEDGECCSAAIATGGDQLSAAVTTSPLQRASIPCAAAVEKTCRPRQPRVRRTSSLDTIVGSYLLGQWPRDTDGASTSCMNDKATQPCFSSLQTPVSWHDVEVGKASSSTHKRSASWGSTDHRREIAKLKQQLQRTKLNGRSGKEKEKSSPLQGDHAVLGSLRDSPSGFLSPSPILRLSPCLHRSLEALNQELEEVFVKEQGDEELLRILDVPDGHRAPAPAQRGSGDASLTLEPSSGSCSSLSLSPSPSVPLHLSPHTPVRLAAEEPSSAADEVQPDPKEKEEGSPSPVLAFASSPRPNHSYMFKREPPEGCEKVRAFEEASSPSPDQPFQPSCPDKNKVHFNPTGSAFCPVSLVKPLFPNVGFLFRGFPASSSPGTGTFTSCQPTAPTPFLGVRKDAAVDSFSEVSKSPSLNYEHWKRGQPEESVVFHSSLVV; encoded by the exons GGTTTTTCTAGAAGCAAGAAGATGGCACTGTCTAGTTTCCCATCTGTTGCCTGATTACATGCAAATAGAAACAGCCGGCCTTGTGAGCAGAGAGATACAGGAAGAAGATGGGGAGTGCTGCTCTGCTGCGATAGCCACTGGGGGAGACCAACTGTCTGCTGCTGTCACAACCTCTCCTCTCCAGAGAG CTAGcattccctgtgctgctgctgttgagaAGACCTGCCGTCCCCGGCAGCCCCGTGTGCGACGCACCTCTTCACTAGACACCATCGTGGGCTCGTACCTGTTAGGACAGTGGCCGCGGGACACCGACGGAGCTTCCACTTCATGCATGAATGACAAAGCTACCCAG CCGTGTTTCTCATCACTTCAGACTCCAGTGTCCTGGCATGATGTGGAAGTGGGGAAAGCCAGCTCCAGTACTCACAAGCGTTCTGCTTCTTGGGGTAGCACAGATCACCGCAGAGAG ATTGCCAAACTGAAGCAACAGCTCCAGCGAACAAAGCTAAATGGCAGAAGtggcaaagaaaaggagaagagctcCCCACTCCAGGGGGACCATGCTGTCCTTGGATCGCTCAGG GACTCTCCTTCAGgcttcctttctccatctcccATTTTGAGGCTTAGCCCCTGCTTGCATAGGAGCCTGGAAGCGCTAAACCAGGAACTGGAGGAAGTGTTTGTGAAGGAACAGGGAGATGAAGAGCTTTTGCGG ATATTGGATGTTCCAGACGGCCACAGGGCGCCAGCGCCTGCCCAGAGAGGCTCTGGAGATGCGTCCCTGACTCTGGAGCCCAGCAGTGGCAGCTGTAGcagcctctctctttctccttcgCCTTCTGTGCCTCTCCACCTTTCTCCACACACCCCGGTGAGACTGGCAGCAGAAGAGCCCTCCTCTGCGGCAGATGAGGTGCAGCCAGATCCAAAGGAGAAAG AGGAGGGCAGCCCTTCACCAGTTCTGGCCTTTGCTTCTTCTCCTCGGCCCAACCACAGCTACATGTTTAAACGGGAACCTCCTGAGGGATGTGAGAAGGTTCGGGCCTTTGAAGAAGCTTC ctcccccagccctgatCAGCCTTTTCAGCCTTCCTGCCCAGATAAGAACAAAGTGCACTTCAACCCCACCGGTTCTGCCTTCTGCCCCGTCAGCCTGGTGAAGCCTCTCTTCCCAAACGTGGGTTTCCTCTTCAGGGGCTTTCCGGCTTCTTCCAGCCCTGGCACGGGCACGTTTACATCCTGCCAgcccacagcccccaccccgTTCCTTGGGGTGCGGAAGGATGCTGCAGTAGATAGCTTCAGCGAGGTGTCCAAGTCTCCTTCACTGAATTACGAACACTGGAAGCGTGGCCAGCCAGAGGAGAGCGTCGTCTTCCACAGCTCTCTTGTGGTGTGA
- the FAM117A gene encoding protein FAM117A isoform X3: MKIKDGCFFHVFRRVFLEARRWHCLVSHLLPDYMQIETAGLVSREIQEEDGECCSAAIATGGDQLSAAVTTSPLQRASIPCAAAVEKTCRPRQPRVRRTSSLDTIVGSYLLGQWPRDTDGASTSCMNDKATQPCFSSLQTPVSWHDVEVGKASSSTHKRSASWGSTDHRREIAKLKQQLQRTKLNGRSGKEKEKSSPLQGDHAVLGSLRDSPSGFLSPSPILRLSPCLHRSLEALNQELEEVFVKEQGDEELLRILDVPDGHRAPAPAQRGSGDASLTLEPSSGSCSSLSLSPSPSVPLHLSPHTPVRLAAEEPSSAADEVQPDPKEKEEGSPSPVLAFASSPRPNHSYMFKREPPEGCEKVRAFEEASSPSPDQPFQPSCPDKNKVHFNPTGSAFCPVSLVKPLFPNVGFLFRGFPASSSPGTGTFTSCQPTAPTPFLGVRKDAAVDSFSEVSKSPSLNYEHWKRGQPEESVVFHSSLVV, translated from the exons GGTTTTTCTAGAAGCAAGAAGATGGCACTGTCTAGTTTCCCATCTGTTGCCTGATTACATGCAAATAGAAACAGCCGGCCTTGTGAGCAGAGAGATACAGGAAGAAGATGGGGAGTGCTGCTCTGCTGCGATAGCCACTGGGGGAGACCAACTGTCTGCTGCTGTCACAACCTCTCCTCTCCAGAGAG CTAGcattccctgtgctgctgctgttgagaAGACCTGCCGTCCCCGGCAGCCCCGTGTGCGACGCACCTCTTCACTAGACACCATCGTGGGCTCGTACCTGTTAGGACAGTGGCCGCGGGACACCGACGGAGCTTCCACTTCATGCATGAATGACAAAGCTACCCAG CCGTGTTTCTCATCACTTCAGACTCCAGTGTCCTGGCATGATGTGGAAGTGGGGAAAGCCAGCTCCAGTACTCACAAGCGTTCTGCTTCTTGGGGTAGCACAGATCACCGCAGAGAG ATTGCCAAACTGAAGCAACAGCTCCAGCGAACAAAGCTAAATGGCAGAAGtggcaaagaaaaggagaagagctcCCCACTCCAGGGGGACCATGCTGTCCTTGGATCGCTCAGG GACTCTCCTTCAGgcttcctttctccatctcccATTTTGAGGCTTAGCCCCTGCTTGCATAGGAGCCTGGAAGCGCTAAACCAGGAACTGGAGGAAGTGTTTGTGAAGGAACAGGGAGATGAAGAGCTTTTGCGG ATATTGGATGTTCCAGACGGCCACAGGGCGCCAGCGCCTGCCCAGAGAGGCTCTGGAGATGCGTCCCTGACTCTGGAGCCCAGCAGTGGCAGCTGTAGcagcctctctctttctccttcgCCTTCTGTGCCTCTCCACCTTTCTCCACACACCCCGGTGAGACTGGCAGCAGAAGAGCCCTCCTCTGCGGCAGATGAGGTGCAGCCAGATCCAAAGGAGAAAG AGGAGGGCAGCCCTTCACCAGTTCTGGCCTTTGCTTCTTCTCCTCGGCCCAACCACAGCTACATGTTTAAACGGGAACCTCCTGAGGGATGTGAGAAGGTTCGGGCCTTTGAAGAAGCTTC ctcccccagccctgatCAGCCTTTTCAGCCTTCCTGCCCAGATAAGAACAAAGTGCACTTCAACCCCACCGGTTCTGCCTTCTGCCCCGTCAGCCTGGTGAAGCCTCTCTTCCCAAACGTGGGTTTCCTCTTCAGGGGCTTTCCGGCTTCTTCCAGCCCTGGCACGGGCACGTTTACATCCTGCCAgcccacagcccccaccccgTTCCTTGGGGTGCGGAAGGATGCTGCAGTAGATAGCTTCAGCGAGGTGTCCAAGTCTCCTTCACTGAATTACGAACACTGGAAGCGTGGCCAGCCAGAGGAGAGCGTCGTCTTCCACAGCTCTCTTGTGGTGTGA
- the FAM117A gene encoding protein FAM117A isoform X2, producing MSVYRIAARFQRSARVFLEARRWHCLVSHLLPDYMQIETAGLVSREIQEEDGECCSAAIATGGDQLSAAVTTSPLQRASIPCAAAVEKTCRPRQPRVRRTSSLDTIVGSYLLGQWPRDTDGASTSCMNDKATQPCFSSLQTPVSWHDVEVGKASSSTHKRSASWGSTDHRREIAKLKQQLQRTKLNGRSGKEKEKSSPLQGDHAVLGSLRDSPSGFLSPSPILRLSPCLHRSLEALNQELEEVFVKEQGDEELLRILDVPDGHRAPAPAQRGSGDASLTLEPSSGSCSSLSLSPSPSVPLHLSPHTPVRLAAEEPSSAADEVQPDPKEKEEGSPSPVLAFASSPRPNHSYMFKREPPEGCEKVRAFEEASSPSPDQPFQPSCPDKNKVHFNPTGSAFCPVSLVKPLFPNVGFLFRGFPASSSPGTGTFTSCQPTAPTPFLGVRKDAAVDSFSEVSKSPSLNYEHWKRGQPEESVVFHSSLVV from the exons GGTTTTTCTAGAAGCAAGAAGATGGCACTGTCTAGTTTCCCATCTGTTGCCTGATTACATGCAAATAGAAACAGCCGGCCTTGTGAGCAGAGAGATACAGGAAGAAGATGGGGAGTGCTGCTCTGCTGCGATAGCCACTGGGGGAGACCAACTGTCTGCTGCTGTCACAACCTCTCCTCTCCAGAGAG CTAGcattccctgtgctgctgctgttgagaAGACCTGCCGTCCCCGGCAGCCCCGTGTGCGACGCACCTCTTCACTAGACACCATCGTGGGCTCGTACCTGTTAGGACAGTGGCCGCGGGACACCGACGGAGCTTCCACTTCATGCATGAATGACAAAGCTACCCAG CCGTGTTTCTCATCACTTCAGACTCCAGTGTCCTGGCATGATGTGGAAGTGGGGAAAGCCAGCTCCAGTACTCACAAGCGTTCTGCTTCTTGGGGTAGCACAGATCACCGCAGAGAG ATTGCCAAACTGAAGCAACAGCTCCAGCGAACAAAGCTAAATGGCAGAAGtggcaaagaaaaggagaagagctcCCCACTCCAGGGGGACCATGCTGTCCTTGGATCGCTCAGG GACTCTCCTTCAGgcttcctttctccatctcccATTTTGAGGCTTAGCCCCTGCTTGCATAGGAGCCTGGAAGCGCTAAACCAGGAACTGGAGGAAGTGTTTGTGAAGGAACAGGGAGATGAAGAGCTTTTGCGG ATATTGGATGTTCCAGACGGCCACAGGGCGCCAGCGCCTGCCCAGAGAGGCTCTGGAGATGCGTCCCTGACTCTGGAGCCCAGCAGTGGCAGCTGTAGcagcctctctctttctccttcgCCTTCTGTGCCTCTCCACCTTTCTCCACACACCCCGGTGAGACTGGCAGCAGAAGAGCCCTCCTCTGCGGCAGATGAGGTGCAGCCAGATCCAAAGGAGAAAG AGGAGGGCAGCCCTTCACCAGTTCTGGCCTTTGCTTCTTCTCCTCGGCCCAACCACAGCTACATGTTTAAACGGGAACCTCCTGAGGGATGTGAGAAGGTTCGGGCCTTTGAAGAAGCTTC ctcccccagccctgatCAGCCTTTTCAGCCTTCCTGCCCAGATAAGAACAAAGTGCACTTCAACCCCACCGGTTCTGCCTTCTGCCCCGTCAGCCTGGTGAAGCCTCTCTTCCCAAACGTGGGTTTCCTCTTCAGGGGCTTTCCGGCTTCTTCCAGCCCTGGCACGGGCACGTTTACATCCTGCCAgcccacagcccccaccccgTTCCTTGGGGTGCGGAAGGATGCTGCAGTAGATAGCTTCAGCGAGGTGTCCAAGTCTCCTTCACTGAATTACGAACACTGGAAGCGTGGCCAGCCAGAGGAGAGCGTCGTCTTCCACAGCTCTCTTGTGGTGTGA
- the FAM117A gene encoding protein FAM117A isoform X4 — protein MALVVGRRNPSSSGGCCSSRVFLEARRWHCLVSHLLPDYMQIETAGLVSREIQEEDGECCSAAIATGGDQLSAAVTTSPLQRASIPCAAAVEKTCRPRQPRVRRTSSLDTIVGSYLLGQWPRDTDGASTSCMNDKATQTPVSWHDVEVGKASSSTHKRSASWGSTDHRREIAKLKQQLQRTKLNGRSGKEKEKSSPLQGDHAVLGSLRDSPSGFLSPSPILRLSPCLHRSLEALNQELEEVFVKEQGDEELLRILDVPDGHRAPAPAQRGSGDASLTLEPSSGSCSSLSLSPSPSVPLHLSPHTPVRLAAEEPSSAADEVQPDPKEKEEGSPSPVLAFASSPRPNHSYMFKREPPEGCEKVRAFEEASSPSPDQPFQPSCPDKNKVHFNPTGSAFCPVSLVKPLFPNVGFLFRGFPASSSPGTGTFTSCQPTAPTPFLGVRKDAAVDSFSEVSKSPSLNYEHWKRGQPEESVVFHSSLVV, from the exons GGTTTTTCTAGAAGCAAGAAGATGGCACTGTCTAGTTTCCCATCTGTTGCCTGATTACATGCAAATAGAAACAGCCGGCCTTGTGAGCAGAGAGATACAGGAAGAAGATGGGGAGTGCTGCTCTGCTGCGATAGCCACTGGGGGAGACCAACTGTCTGCTGCTGTCACAACCTCTCCTCTCCAGAGAG CTAGcattccctgtgctgctgctgttgagaAGACCTGCCGTCCCCGGCAGCCCCGTGTGCGACGCACCTCTTCACTAGACACCATCGTGGGCTCGTACCTGTTAGGACAGTGGCCGCGGGACACCGACGGAGCTTCCACTTCATGCATGAATGACAAAGCTACCCAG ACTCCAGTGTCCTGGCATGATGTGGAAGTGGGGAAAGCCAGCTCCAGTACTCACAAGCGTTCTGCTTCTTGGGGTAGCACAGATCACCGCAGAGAG ATTGCCAAACTGAAGCAACAGCTCCAGCGAACAAAGCTAAATGGCAGAAGtggcaaagaaaaggagaagagctcCCCACTCCAGGGGGACCATGCTGTCCTTGGATCGCTCAGG GACTCTCCTTCAGgcttcctttctccatctcccATTTTGAGGCTTAGCCCCTGCTTGCATAGGAGCCTGGAAGCGCTAAACCAGGAACTGGAGGAAGTGTTTGTGAAGGAACAGGGAGATGAAGAGCTTTTGCGG ATATTGGATGTTCCAGACGGCCACAGGGCGCCAGCGCCTGCCCAGAGAGGCTCTGGAGATGCGTCCCTGACTCTGGAGCCCAGCAGTGGCAGCTGTAGcagcctctctctttctccttcgCCTTCTGTGCCTCTCCACCTTTCTCCACACACCCCGGTGAGACTGGCAGCAGAAGAGCCCTCCTCTGCGGCAGATGAGGTGCAGCCAGATCCAAAGGAGAAAG AGGAGGGCAGCCCTTCACCAGTTCTGGCCTTTGCTTCTTCTCCTCGGCCCAACCACAGCTACATGTTTAAACGGGAACCTCCTGAGGGATGTGAGAAGGTTCGGGCCTTTGAAGAAGCTTC ctcccccagccctgatCAGCCTTTTCAGCCTTCCTGCCCAGATAAGAACAAAGTGCACTTCAACCCCACCGGTTCTGCCTTCTGCCCCGTCAGCCTGGTGAAGCCTCTCTTCCCAAACGTGGGTTTCCTCTTCAGGGGCTTTCCGGCTTCTTCCAGCCCTGGCACGGGCACGTTTACATCCTGCCAgcccacagcccccaccccgTTCCTTGGGGTGCGGAAGGATGCTGCAGTAGATAGCTTCAGCGAGGTGTCCAAGTCTCCTTCACTGAATTACGAACACTGGAAGCGTGGCCAGCCAGAGGAGAGCGTCGTCTTCCACAGCTCTCTTGTGGTGTGA
- the FAM117A gene encoding protein FAM117A isoform X6: MLTKLKNASIPCAAAVEKTCRPRQPRVRRTSSLDTIVGSYLLGQWPRDTDGASTSCMNDKATQPCFSSLQTPVSWHDVEVGKASSSTHKRSASWGSTDHRREIAKLKQQLQRTKLNGRSGKEKEKSSPLQGDHAVLGSLRDSPSGFLSPSPILRLSPCLHRSLEALNQELEEVFVKEQGDEELLRILDVPDGHRAPAPAQRGSGDASLTLEPSSGSCSSLSLSPSPSVPLHLSPHTPVRLAAEEPSSAADEVQPDPKEKEEGSPSPVLAFASSPRPNHSYMFKREPPEGCEKVRAFEEASSPSPDQPFQPSCPDKNKVHFNPTGSAFCPVSLVKPLFPNVGFLFRGFPASSSPGTGTFTSCQPTAPTPFLGVRKDAAVDSFSEVSKSPSLNYEHWKRGQPEESVVFHSSLVV, translated from the exons CTAGcattccctgtgctgctgctgttgagaAGACCTGCCGTCCCCGGCAGCCCCGTGTGCGACGCACCTCTTCACTAGACACCATCGTGGGCTCGTACCTGTTAGGACAGTGGCCGCGGGACACCGACGGAGCTTCCACTTCATGCATGAATGACAAAGCTACCCAG CCGTGTTTCTCATCACTTCAGACTCCAGTGTCCTGGCATGATGTGGAAGTGGGGAAAGCCAGCTCCAGTACTCACAAGCGTTCTGCTTCTTGGGGTAGCACAGATCACCGCAGAGAG ATTGCCAAACTGAAGCAACAGCTCCAGCGAACAAAGCTAAATGGCAGAAGtggcaaagaaaaggagaagagctcCCCACTCCAGGGGGACCATGCTGTCCTTGGATCGCTCAGG GACTCTCCTTCAGgcttcctttctccatctcccATTTTGAGGCTTAGCCCCTGCTTGCATAGGAGCCTGGAAGCGCTAAACCAGGAACTGGAGGAAGTGTTTGTGAAGGAACAGGGAGATGAAGAGCTTTTGCGG ATATTGGATGTTCCAGACGGCCACAGGGCGCCAGCGCCTGCCCAGAGAGGCTCTGGAGATGCGTCCCTGACTCTGGAGCCCAGCAGTGGCAGCTGTAGcagcctctctctttctccttcgCCTTCTGTGCCTCTCCACCTTTCTCCACACACCCCGGTGAGACTGGCAGCAGAAGAGCCCTCCTCTGCGGCAGATGAGGTGCAGCCAGATCCAAAGGAGAAAG AGGAGGGCAGCCCTTCACCAGTTCTGGCCTTTGCTTCTTCTCCTCGGCCCAACCACAGCTACATGTTTAAACGGGAACCTCCTGAGGGATGTGAGAAGGTTCGGGCCTTTGAAGAAGCTTC ctcccccagccctgatCAGCCTTTTCAGCCTTCCTGCCCAGATAAGAACAAAGTGCACTTCAACCCCACCGGTTCTGCCTTCTGCCCCGTCAGCCTGGTGAAGCCTCTCTTCCCAAACGTGGGTTTCCTCTTCAGGGGCTTTCCGGCTTCTTCCAGCCCTGGCACGGGCACGTTTACATCCTGCCAgcccacagcccccaccccgTTCCTTGGGGTGCGGAAGGATGCTGCAGTAGATAGCTTCAGCGAGGTGTCCAAGTCTCCTTCACTGAATTACGAACACTGGAAGCGTGGCCAGCCAGAGGAGAGCGTCGTCTTCCACAGCTCTCTTGTGGTGTGA
- the FAM117A gene encoding protein FAM117A isoform X5, with protein MAGAGGASCCRGGAGGLQPLRATVPFQLQQRRGAGGDGGWAASIPCAAAVEKTCRPRQPRVRRTSSLDTIVGSYLLGQWPRDTDGASTSCMNDKATQPCFSSLQTPVSWHDVEVGKASSSTHKRSASWGSTDHRREIAKLKQQLQRTKLNGRSGKEKEKSSPLQGDHAVLGSLRDSPSGFLSPSPILRLSPCLHRSLEALNQELEEVFVKEQGDEELLRILDVPDGHRAPAPAQRGSGDASLTLEPSSGSCSSLSLSPSPSVPLHLSPHTPVRLAAEEPSSAADEVQPDPKEKEEGSPSPVLAFASSPRPNHSYMFKREPPEGCEKVRAFEEASSPSPDQPFQPSCPDKNKVHFNPTGSAFCPVSLVKPLFPNVGFLFRGFPASSSPGTGTFTSCQPTAPTPFLGVRKDAAVDSFSEVSKSPSLNYEHWKRGQPEESVVFHSSLVV; from the exons atggcgggggcgggcggcgcctCCTgctgccgcggcggggcgggggggctccAGCCGCTCCGCGCCACCGTCCccttccagctccagcagcgccGCGGCGCCGGCGGAGACGGGGGTTGGGCAG CTAGcattccctgtgctgctgctgttgagaAGACCTGCCGTCCCCGGCAGCCCCGTGTGCGACGCACCTCTTCACTAGACACCATCGTGGGCTCGTACCTGTTAGGACAGTGGCCGCGGGACACCGACGGAGCTTCCACTTCATGCATGAATGACAAAGCTACCCAG CCGTGTTTCTCATCACTTCAGACTCCAGTGTCCTGGCATGATGTGGAAGTGGGGAAAGCCAGCTCCAGTACTCACAAGCGTTCTGCTTCTTGGGGTAGCACAGATCACCGCAGAGAG ATTGCCAAACTGAAGCAACAGCTCCAGCGAACAAAGCTAAATGGCAGAAGtggcaaagaaaaggagaagagctcCCCACTCCAGGGGGACCATGCTGTCCTTGGATCGCTCAGG GACTCTCCTTCAGgcttcctttctccatctcccATTTTGAGGCTTAGCCCCTGCTTGCATAGGAGCCTGGAAGCGCTAAACCAGGAACTGGAGGAAGTGTTTGTGAAGGAACAGGGAGATGAAGAGCTTTTGCGG ATATTGGATGTTCCAGACGGCCACAGGGCGCCAGCGCCTGCCCAGAGAGGCTCTGGAGATGCGTCCCTGACTCTGGAGCCCAGCAGTGGCAGCTGTAGcagcctctctctttctccttcgCCTTCTGTGCCTCTCCACCTTTCTCCACACACCCCGGTGAGACTGGCAGCAGAAGAGCCCTCCTCTGCGGCAGATGAGGTGCAGCCAGATCCAAAGGAGAAAG AGGAGGGCAGCCCTTCACCAGTTCTGGCCTTTGCTTCTTCTCCTCGGCCCAACCACAGCTACATGTTTAAACGGGAACCTCCTGAGGGATGTGAGAAGGTTCGGGCCTTTGAAGAAGCTTC ctcccccagccctgatCAGCCTTTTCAGCCTTCCTGCCCAGATAAGAACAAAGTGCACTTCAACCCCACCGGTTCTGCCTTCTGCCCCGTCAGCCTGGTGAAGCCTCTCTTCCCAAACGTGGGTTTCCTCTTCAGGGGCTTTCCGGCTTCTTCCAGCCCTGGCACGGGCACGTTTACATCCTGCCAgcccacagcccccaccccgTTCCTTGGGGTGCGGAAGGATGCTGCAGTAGATAGCTTCAGCGAGGTGTCCAAGTCTCCTTCACTGAATTACGAACACTGGAAGCGTGGCCAGCCAGAGGAGAGCGTCGTCTTCCACAGCTCTCTTGTGGTGTGA